GGGGAGGGCAAGACACGCCTCGTCGGCGATGCGGACTATGATAGCTGCGCTGAAGTCGCCGGGCACATGACGCCGGTGCCGGGCGGCGTGGGCCTGATGACGCGGGCCTGTCTGCTGGTGAATACGCTGTATGCGGCCTGTGCGCGGCGTGGCTGGCAGGCGCCGGAAATCGGATGAGCCAGCCTTACGCCCCGACCGAGACGCCGCTGTTCAAGGCCTTGTGGGAAGCTCAGGACGGATGTTGCGCGCTGTGCGGGCAGACCATGCCGTCCAGCCGGTTCGATGTAGCCCATTCCACGCTCTGGAAACATCAGCGCCCGACCTATGACCACATCATCGCCGTGGCCCGTGGCGGTCCGGATACGGCCGACAACCTCCAGCTGGCGCATGCGCGCTGCAACAAGGTGAAGGGCATGGGCAATGTCCGCCCGCCGGTCCGCAAGGGCTAGGCAAGCCCGGCCTCTATCGCAGCGGCCTGATAGGTGCGGGAAACCGGCACGTCGGTGCCGTTCTTCAGGACCAGCACAAGTTTGCCATTCTCGCGCCGGGCATCGCTGACGCCGTCCTTCGCGACCCACCAGGACCGGTGGACCTGACCGCCCGCGGCGCCCTCCAGTTCGCGGACCGCATCCGCCAGCCGCATCAGGATCAGCTCCTCGCCGAGATTTGTGTGGACCCGCAGATAATGGTCTTCCGATGAGACGGCCCATAATTCGGCCTGCCGGAACCTGACCGGCAGGCGATCGAGGAAGCGCTGAACCGCGTCGGACGCGGCGGGCCGGTTCGCTGCGGCGGACGACCGGCTGGCCTTGCCGATCAGGAAGCCGGCCAGGGTCAGCACCAGCGACATGGCAAAGACATAGACATATTGCATCGGCAGCAGGTGCATCGGCACCCAGGTCCCGAACAGGCCCATGTACAGATAGAGGGACAGCAGCACCGGAACCGAGATGATGGCCGCGGTGATCGCGACCTTCACCGGCACAAGCTTGCCCACGATCTCCCGCACGAAAACAGCCGGCGCGACAAATTCGGCGGTGGTGATGCCGACCGCGCAGGTGACGACCCACATCAGGAAACGCACCCAGACCGGGGAGTCATGGTCATAGACACCGAAAAAGGTGAGCATCGCCGCGATCCCGAGGATCACCGCCGCATCGCGCAGCCGGGTCTTCAGGTATTGCGGCATGACATCTCCCTGCAATTCGCGCTTCGTGAAGCGTTCTGGCCGTATTTCGCGAAGGATTCCAGCTTCTCCGCGTAGATCGCGTGGCGGCGCCAGCGGCTGCTCGCCAATGTCTCCTCATCGAACGCCGGACAGTCCCGACAGACTGGCCTCATTTCAATGAAGGAACAAATCCTCATGACCGACCTCGCCCAGACTTTCCGCCGCATCAGCCTGCCCAGGCGGGTGCGCCGCAACACGATCCTGCTGATCGCCGCGCCCGTCGTTTACGGGATCATCAGCTGGCTCATCCTGAAATCAGCCGGCAATCCGCCGGTCCACTTCCGGATCGACATCGCGCCCCTCGTCGAGGCTGCCTTTGTGGTGAAGCTTCATGTCCTGGGGGCGGTGGTTGCCTTCGTGACCGGCATCATCCTCCTGCGCGGGGTGAAAGGGTCGGGCTTGCATCGCAAGCTCGGCTACACCTGGGTCGCGGCGATGGCGCTGGCGGCGATCAGCTCTTTCTTCATCACCGGACTGAACGGCAGCCACTTCAGCTGGATCCACGGCATCTCGGCCTGGACGGTCGTCGCGTTGCCCATGGCCGTCGCTGCCGCCCGCCGCCGGAACATCGCCAAACACGCCAGAGGCATGACCAGTGCCTTCGTCGGAGGCTTGCTGGTCGCCGGATTGTTCACTTTCCTGCCCGGAAGGATGCTCTGGTCCATTTTCTTTGCAGTGTGACGGTGTGAGCCCTTACCGCCCTGCCGAAAGGCCGCTACACGAAGGTGTAACCAGAAAAGAGAGCGGGAGATGAAAAGGGCAGCCCTTTTGATATCAT
This is a stretch of genomic DNA from Hyphomonas adhaerens MHS-3. It encodes these proteins:
- a CDS encoding HNH endonuclease, with amino-acid sequence MSQPYAPTETPLFKALWEAQDGCCALCGQTMPSSRFDVAHSTLWKHQRPTYDHIIAVARGGPDTADNLQLAHARCNKVKGMGNVRPPVRKG
- a CDS encoding LytTR family DNA-binding domain-containing protein, coding for MPQYLKTRLRDAAVILGIAAMLTFFGVYDHDSPVWVRFLMWVVTCAVGITTAEFVAPAVFVREIVGKLVPVKVAITAAIISVPVLLSLYLYMGLFGTWVPMHLLPMQYVYVFAMSLVLTLAGFLIGKASRSSAAANRPAASDAVQRFLDRLPVRFRQAELWAVSSEDHYLRVHTNLGEELILMRLADAVRELEGAAGGQVHRSWWVAKDGVSDARRENGKLVLVLKNGTDVPVSRTYQAAAIEAGLA
- a CDS encoding DUF2306 domain-containing protein, with product MTDLAQTFRRISLPRRVRRNTILLIAAPVVYGIISWLILKSAGNPPVHFRIDIAPLVEAAFVVKLHVLGAVVAFVTGIILLRGVKGSGLHRKLGYTWVAAMALAAISSFFITGLNGSHFSWIHGISAWTVVALPMAVAAARRRNIAKHARGMTSAFVGGLLVAGLFTFLPGRMLWSIFFAV